A window of Tautonia plasticadhaerens contains these coding sequences:
- the mnmG gene encoding tRNA uridine-5-carboxymethylaminomethyl(34) synthesis enzyme MnmG — protein sequence MSNFERPDSYRFDVIVIGAGHAGLEAALASARMGRRTALLTLNVDGVGQMSCNPAIGGVAKGQIAREVDALGGAMGLLTDAAGIQFRLLNRGKGPAMHSPRAQCDKKAYQILAKLTVERQHHLSLRQETVEGIVVEGGRCVGVRARGGATYRGRAVVVTTGTFLRALMHTGEQQTAGGRAGDVSAEGLSGDLRALGFELQRFKTGTPPRINGRTIDFSDLEPQPGDPEPVPFSFLTDRIDAPQLDCHLTYTNPAVHDRIRANLHRAPMYSGQIQGTGPRYCPSIEDKVVRFADREQHQIFLEPEGRQTLEYYCNGISTSLPRDVQEEVIPLIPGLERAEILRFGYAVEYDFAPPTQLDPTLQTKRVPGLFFAGQINGTTGYEEAAAQGIVAGVNAALASTGDEPVVIDRTTAYIGVLIDDLVTKGVDEPYRMFTSRAEYRLLLRHDNADLRLTELGRRLGLVDDDRWARFSRRRGRIAELDTVLKSVRVDGQSLGQMLRRPEVSWEDLKRLQPSLAGFDDDGTGAVGQAILEAKYGGYIARQAAEIEKFRRLEDKPIPPDFDYEAIPQLRAEAREKLRRVRPRSIGQAGRISGMNPADLSTLLVSLKRRHPSGRGPDARPPTVPDGPIPSADPLPPTDDEGVPLP from the coding sequence ATGTCCAACTTCGAGCGCCCCGATTCGTACCGGTTCGACGTCATCGTCATCGGCGCCGGCCATGCCGGGCTGGAGGCCGCCCTCGCATCGGCCCGGATGGGGAGGAGGACGGCGCTTCTGACCCTCAACGTCGACGGGGTCGGGCAGATGAGCTGCAACCCGGCCATCGGCGGGGTCGCCAAGGGGCAGATCGCCCGGGAGGTCGACGCTCTCGGGGGCGCGATGGGCCTTCTGACCGACGCCGCGGGCATCCAGTTCCGCCTGCTCAACCGGGGTAAGGGCCCGGCGATGCACAGCCCCCGGGCCCAGTGCGACAAGAAGGCGTACCAGATCCTCGCCAAGCTGACCGTCGAGCGCCAGCACCACCTCTCGCTCCGCCAGGAGACGGTGGAGGGGATCGTCGTCGAGGGCGGACGATGCGTCGGCGTCCGGGCCCGGGGCGGGGCGACCTACCGAGGCCGGGCGGTCGTTGTCACCACCGGCACCTTCCTCCGGGCCCTGATGCACACCGGGGAACAGCAGACCGCCGGCGGACGGGCCGGCGACGTCTCCGCCGAGGGGCTCTCCGGGGACCTCCGCGCCCTCGGATTCGAGCTGCAACGGTTCAAGACCGGCACGCCGCCCCGGATCAACGGCCGGACGATCGACTTCTCGGACCTCGAACCCCAGCCCGGCGACCCCGAACCCGTCCCCTTCTCATTCCTGACCGACCGGATCGACGCCCCGCAGCTCGACTGTCACCTCACCTACACCAATCCCGCCGTCCACGACCGGATCCGGGCCAACCTGCACCGGGCCCCGATGTACTCCGGCCAGATCCAGGGCACCGGGCCCCGCTACTGCCCGTCCATCGAGGACAAGGTCGTCCGGTTCGCCGATCGCGAGCAGCACCAGATCTTCCTGGAGCCCGAGGGGCGTCAGACCCTCGAATACTACTGCAACGGCATCTCGACCAGCCTCCCCCGGGACGTCCAGGAGGAGGTCATCCCACTGATCCCCGGGCTGGAGCGGGCCGAGATCCTCCGGTTCGGCTACGCCGTCGAGTACGACTTCGCCCCGCCGACCCAGCTCGATCCCACGCTCCAGACCAAGCGCGTCCCCGGCCTCTTCTTCGCCGGCCAGATCAACGGCACGACCGGATACGAGGAGGCGGCCGCGCAGGGGATCGTCGCCGGAGTCAACGCCGCACTCGCCAGCACCGGGGACGAGCCGGTCGTCATCGACCGGACGACCGCCTACATAGGGGTCCTCATCGACGACCTCGTGACCAAGGGCGTCGACGAGCCCTACCGGATGTTCACCAGCCGGGCCGAATACCGCCTCCTGCTCCGTCACGACAACGCCGACCTCCGCCTCACCGAGCTCGGCCGCCGCCTCGGCCTGGTCGACGACGATCGCTGGGCCCGGTTCTCCCGACGCCGGGGCCGCATCGCCGAGCTGGACACCGTGCTGAAGTCCGTCCGGGTCGACGGCCAGTCCCTGGGGCAGATGCTCCGACGCCCCGAGGTCTCCTGGGAGGACCTCAAGCGGCTGCAGCCCTCGCTCGCAGGGTTCGATGACGACGGGACCGGCGCGGTCGGTCAGGCCATCCTCGAGGCGAAATACGGCGGCTACATCGCCCGACAGGCGGCGGAGATTGAGAAGTTCCGACGGCTCGAGGACAAGCCGATCCCCCCGGATTTCGATTACGAGGCGATCCCCCAACTCCGAGCCGAGGCCCGAGAGAAGCTGCGACGAGTCCGCCCCCGCTCGATCGGGCAGGCCGGTCGGATCAGCGGCATGAACCCCGCCGACCTCTCCACGCTCCTCGTCTCCCTGAAGCGCCGGCACCCGTCGGGCCGCGGGCCCGACGCCCGCCCCCCCACCGTCCCGGATGGCCCCATCCCGTCCGCCGACCCGTTGCCCCCGACCGATGACGAGGGCGTCCCCCTCCCATAG